In Setaria italica strain Yugu1 chromosome IX, Setaria_italica_v2.0, whole genome shotgun sequence, the genomic stretch GTAGCCATGCGGTCGAAGATGGCTGGCCCCACGATCACCCACAGCTTCCTCGACTCCGCCCACACGCTGCTCCACAGTTTGCTCTACGACCCGCGGCCGCCTCCCGTTCCCCCCTGGTCACGTCGCCGTTCAGCAGCGCCAccgtgctgcagctgctgctgtccTCCTCCCAGCATCTTCCTTCTCTCTGACTATGGTGATCCATGGCGAGACGGCCAGaacccccctctccctctctccctcccctgcCCTGCTACGCTTTCTTTGGTTCTTGTCGAGGTGTTAGTGGAGAGGGGAGTGGAGAGTGGACAGGACGGGCGAGCTGCCCGGCTTTTAATAGAGGAGCTAGCTAGGTAGAGGCGGATTAACGGGCAGGGGCGGCTGGCTGATCGGGCGGCGGACGTGGCAGCAGTCGCCAGCGAATCCGACAAGCCGCGCGTGGTTGAACTGCTGTATTCACGCACTCCCGCTGGTACGCTCGCGCGCTGCCTATTCGTGCTCAACCGCCGGACACTTCCGTTCTGCTTGGTGAACCACCGGGCCTTTGGGAAGAAAGTCTCGTCAGCACTATGCATGACGTGCATAACTGCAAACGGCTGGGAATCTGAAAAATCAAGGTAGGATGCTAGTCATTTGGAGCGTCAATCTCTCAGAGCCACATCTGCACCTACCCCGGCCCGAGCAGCAACTTGAGGCAGACACGGATGACAAATGCTATATATATGCATGGTTGGTGCCATTTCAAGATCTGAATGATCAGGTCAGCagtggtagaaaactgagcattagttcCGGTTGTTAGAGCTCAAATCTACCAAAAATTCATCGGAGATAAATTTTTGAAGACGAAatggggtctttagtcccaggtcattcacccgggactaaagacccgcTTTAGTCccgttggtgttaccaatcggaactaaaagattttgaaaaaataaaaaaatatccacAACGCCCCACACTCGTCGTCCTGCCTTCTCCCGCCCGCCATGCCAGctcacccacgccgccgccagaggcccggccgcccgcgcccgctcgccgcctGTGCCTCGAGATAAGGACCTGCCCCTGGAGATAGAGATAGGAGAAGAGATAAGATAGaaatggagaggaggagagaagaagacAAAggtgtggagagagaggggaggccgCGTGAAAGGGTTTTGTCTCGGTTGAAAATACCAACCAAGACAAAAGgctcccccttttgtcccggttggtaattccaactggaACAAAAGGGGAGGCATTCCAACTAAGATAAAAGGGAGGGCGTTGGTGTAATTTTTTATAGTCGTTATAACCGGAACTAAAGCTCCCCCACGCTGGTCGTCGGTGGTACATTTTTGACCCGAGGCTAAAGCTACTTTAGTCATGGTCCAATattaatcgggactaaaaggatTAGATGGAAGGTTAGTTGCAGGACGGCATACTCAGGTATAGCAGCCAGCAGTACAAACACTTCCCTGGCGAAAGGGAAAGCCGAAATCGCAGGAAGTGCTTTTCAGTGCCCGTTTGCAGTTTGAAGCATTTGGAAAGAGCCCAATGCACTATTATTCAATCAGCGCTCTCCACAGGACAGGAGCTGACTGAGTGCATTCTGCAGGAGGCCGAGCTGTGGATCCTTGCAGGCGCTAGGCGCTTAGGTAGTCTCCAGCATGAGTAGTAGCAGTCTAATTAAATGAGGCCAACAGCCAATGGGTTCTCTGCATGCATACTGAGTGTGCACGGGTGTGGCCTGAGCTTGATCTCCGCCGAGTTTAATACAACGATGCACAGCTttcctagaaaaaaaatacccGCTTGCAGCCGACGAGGACAATGACATTACATGCGACGAGTTGTGACCGATCACTTGGGCTCTAGATTCTACCTACACTTCATAGTATCAACCTGAGAGTCTAGATCAGtagtttcttttttctgtttgAATAACCAGCAGCTGATGGGATGGACCGTATGTACAGTAAATAAAGCCATGAACCCATCACTGGAACTAAGCCGAAAGGGAGAGAAACActtcagattttttttccttttttttttatatggaAGCGAATCCATTCGGCATGCTTGTACATTTCTCTTGCATGGGAAATGCTAGCTTGCACGGTACTAGTGTGTGCAAAGACGTGAAATGTTCTCGCCTATGCAGAAAGACGAAGACTACGAAACTCAGTGAAACGGACCTCCGGCTTCATGCTGGCAACGGTCCATCTCGTTAAATGCTACCCTTGAgcttcttcttcgttcttctcCCATGCGGCAAAATATGGTGACACACGTACTACcccagagaaaaaaaaatgaaatttcGCCATCAACTAACTTCCGGTTCCGACAGGTTCTCCATGCGCGTGCTCGCGATGAGGGCCTGCATGCAAACGACAGCCCACGTCAGATCCAAATCGTTAGCTCTCGATCCACAAGCAACAGGCACAAAACTTTTGGTTTAGCTCACCTCCTTTTCCCAGTCGCAGCGGACCGTGATGATTGCCAGGATGAGCGTCTGGACGGCGGTTCCGCCGATCATGCCCGCCCAGATTCCCTGCGAAAACCAATTTCAGGCGGCGAAGCAATATAATGTTGGAGCTTGCACAGGTGACTGGCGGCGAGAGGGATTTGCACAGCATAGTTCGATCACAACGTACCAGCACGCCAAGGTTGAAGAGCCATCCGAGCAGGATGCCCATGGGAATGCCGATGAGGTAGTAGCTGCCGATGTTGACGTAGGCCACCATGGATTGCCAACCCGACccaacggcaacacctgaattGAATGAACTGGGTCAGTCAGTACAGCCATCCTATCGGGCCGGGCCAATAGTCATATGTATCTTATGGGCTGTAATATGGGAGTGTTTATAAGGAAGATAGCTGACCTGAGAGGACGGGCTGGATGCTGTTGAGGAGGATGGTCAAGGCCAGAAGAACGGAGAGGTGGTCGACGGCGGCCAGCACGACGTTGCTGGAGGTGAAGATGATGGCGAACTTGTGGTGGAGAACCATGACGAGCACCCAGAAGAAGAGCCCGATCACCAGCGAGGTAATCGATGACACGATGGTCGCGAACCTGGCACCCTTGCCGTTGCCGGCGCCGAGCTCGTTCGCCACACGCACTCTGCAAGAATACAATCGACCACCAAATCTCCTCAACAttgcgcatgcatgcatgcataatacGAAATGTATGTGTACCAAAGAGAATAAACATACCCACTGCCTGCGAAGAACGCAAGGGGAATCATCATCTCCCACCCGTTAATCGTCATGCTGTATGCACACAACAAATTAAAAAAGATTCGTTCTCAGATGAAACATATCCTGTAGTGGCTACTTTTACTTTggtgaggtaaaaaaaaaagcaaaattgATAGGTCAATTACGTACCAGATGGAGAGTGCATCCACTGCAATAGCCGCGTCCGGGAGGTTTCCTGTCAGCAAGACGAGGATCCTATAGTACCAGTTCTCCAAGCTGGATGCCAACGTCAGATTATCAGTACGTGATGGAGCACATGCAGCACGTAGACGACGTACTACACGTACCACAGCATGACGCCCGATGCGGAGGAGAGCTTGAGGAAATCCCACATGCCGGTGAAGGCCTCGAGGGAGAAACCGTGCCACGTCTCCGGGCACCCACCGCAGGAGACGTAGGCGTAGagcatggcggcggtggcccACCACGAGAAGTTGAGCGTGAGCGCGATGCCGACGAGCCCGAACTGGAACTTGGAGATGAAGAGCCAGCTGACGAAGAGGTGGATGGCGAGCGCGACCCCGGATGCGGCGGCGCTGATTAAGTTCTTCATCTGGCACTGCAGGAACCGCTGCAGCGGGAAGAGGAAGGCGAAGGAGAAGTGGAGCGGGATGAACCACACGGAGACCCGGCCGGTCATCGCCGACAGCTCCGGCGACTGCCCCGTCAGTAGGAGCACGTCCTCGGCGAAGAAGTACATGGGCAGGAGGAGCACCGCGCACAGGAGGAGCACGATCCAGGAGCGCTGCATGTACACCCCCATCATGTGGAACTTCTTGGCGCCGAACGCCTGCCCGCACAGCGTCTCCAGCGCGCTCGCCATGCCCAGCTGCAGGGTGACGTGCATGCAATGGGTTGTTAATTCTTCAGCCATGTGGCGCCACGTCAGTCAGACACGACATACAATATGATAATaaccatttcctttttctttctttccttacaAAACTTATTATTAACGATGAAGAGATGTGGAGAGGAGACCACGAGCAAGAAAAGTTCCTGAGATGCCTACGCAGATGTGAAACCCGACGAGTGGAGAGGATTCGTCCAATGGAAGCTCCTGGTTCAGTGGAAGAACCAATGCAAAACTCGGTTAGTAGCCGGCCTGTAGTACGCTCCTGGCCTGACGTCGAAAGGCACGGAAAGGATCAGCCGATCGAGCAGCCTCACTCCCGTGTTCCTCGTTTGGGGACCCACATGAAGCTATTGGGGTTACAGAATCAAATTTTCTGTGGCGCCAGTACAAAGGGCATCCAGTTCGGGAATGCCGACCGACCAATGGGGAAAACTACGTAGTTTCGACGTTAAACAAAAATCCTATGGTATGGCTAAATTTTGCCCAAGTCAGGTGATAACAACATAATCAGCTTTCTGTCGATTCGTCCACTACTCCACTGAAGTTAAGATCCTAAAAGTTGAGGAGCCGTGGTAGCCACCGCTGTGCGAGGCCGATATGCGAATCCTAAACAGCAGGCGCAGCGATGGCAGCAGCTGCCGGCCACTCAGCTTGTATTTCAGCATAGTACATCGGCGGCGGTCGCAGTTTCCTTTCTCTAATGATGACCTGCCACTGCCTGGAAGGGGATCCCTGCTATCTCATGTCACCCCACGCAGATCGCAATCCCATGTAGCGGAAATGGACTCATCCACGCACCGTTCGGTTTGGCTTTGCGTCCGGATCTATAATTAATACTATCTCGAGAGCGGTGAGCTTGAAGAATGATTACCAGAAGAAAGCAAGTGCATTTGATATTTTGATGAGGTTATGCATCACCTGGGAATTGAAAAAAACACAGGCGTGTCTCTTTTTCAGGAGTTGAAAAAACACAGGCGAGAAAATCTTCGAACGTTATTATTGGACGACGACGGTCGACGGACGCCGAGGAACGAAGGTTATTGGTAGCGGTGGCGACGTAGGTGTACGTACGTACCATGAGGCCGAAGTTGAAGCCGACGATGACGGTGTtggcgatggagatggcggcgagctCGAGGTCGCCGAGGTGGCCCGCGAAGGCCTGCGTGATGACGTTCATGCTGAAGGTGGCGATGCGGCTGAAGATGGCGGGCGCCACGATCTCCCACAGCAGCCTCGACTCCTCCAACACCATCCGCCCGAGCGGcttgtcgtcgtcgctgccggccgccgccacctgccacTCCTTCCGGACGTCGGCGTTCAGCAGCGCCTCCCGGCGGGACGCGTCATCGTCCCCTCGCTTCTTGTCCGTAGCCATCGTGTCGATGCAATCAATCGaagcctctccctctccaaatTGGTTAATGTTTTCCGCCTCCACGGAGACGCTAGCTAGCAGCTCTCCGAATGTGTTTTGAAGAAGGCGGGGAGAGTAGGGGAGGGCTCCCTTGTCGTCGATCGGTCTGTGGCTTTCTCTCCGAATTGGAGCGGCTTTTAATAGGGCAGAGGACGTTGGGAGTTGGTTGGCTGTGTTGGTGAGTCCAGGCTTGCCTGAGCCAGCgtcagcgacgacgacgacggaagGACGGAAATTAAACGAGCGTTTCGGCACGTGATGTTCCTCTCCCACGGGGAAGCCGCCTACTCGCCCGGCGCCCATATAGCCCATGGATATCTTGCTAGTCCGCCGCTGTTCCACGCCTCTAAACGAGAGGTCCGCCGGGCCCCTAGCCTCCCTCACCACCGACACCACACACACAAAGATCTCTACGTAAAGCGCCACCGCGTTGCTACCCCCTTGTACCTACGAACTATACGTGCCCGGTGCCCGGTGCCccgatgtttttttttaacggGAGATGGCCGTGGCTCGGGAGCGGAGCTAGTAGGATTACCGTGTGCTCGTCAGTTATATATGGACGAACCAATCCACcagatcaatcttggaaaaaATCTCAATCCTGTTACCAACTGTATATCAGTTTTATCAGGACACAACAATCACATGCGTCATTGGGATTCCAGTGactatctattttttttctaaaagttGTACGAAATGAAGCGATGATCCACTTTATCAATACACGTTCCAATTGGCGTTCATATAGAAATACCAGGCATACGTCCACGCCATGGTTAAAAAAAAGAGTCCATTTTTACGCAATTACAGTATGACACTGCCGTGTCTTGAACTCTTGATGCAACTAGTCTACAAGCAAGCTAATTAAACAGGACCATCAATTGTCTATGGCTAAATTTTGAAGAGTTTTTTTCCTACTTTATAGTTCAATATTTTTCGCTGGGTGGTTTAATTAGAACCCCAAATTCTAAAATTACCTGAAGGGTTGCTCCACTTGCTCCTCATGTAGAAATCTATCATTAATTTGGCAAAGCCATAGTCAAAAGGAGTctatcatcattgcattgtaTCTTGATGTGGATACTGATAAACGAGCTTATCTAGCCCCGCGATTTGCAATAATACAAGTCAAATTTTGTGAAAAAGACAGTTGCACTTATTTTACAACTGTAAGTCGTGCCTTGAACCCACAAAATAAGTGGTGCCAGAAAGTGCATCATCAATATAATTCCTTCAAAGCTCATCATTAGTACATAACAATCATCCGATTGTTCATCCTTGCTCACTGAGAACTGTCAGTGTTGAACCGTAAACAACCTACGAGTTGCCTGCTGGCATATAATCAAGGCTAAGATAGGAGCTCTGACTAATGAGAACTTACAAGGACTATTTTAATATTAGTTCAATATATGCAGGACTTTTCAACTGGATAATCAACATTATCAAAGCAGGTCGCCGAGGTGTACTGTATAGGTTATCATGAGGCCGAAGTTGAAGCCGACGACGACTGTGTTGGCGTTGGATATGGCCGCGAGCTCGAGGTCGCCGAGGTGCCCCGCGAAGGCCTGTGTGACGACGTTCATGGTGTAGGCGGCGATGCTGGTTAAGATGGAAGGCCCCACGATCACCCACAGCTTCGTCGACTCCGTCCTATGACCCGGCGCTCCACAGGTTGCTATgacccgccgccaccacctgccaCTCCTCCGTCACGTCGCCGTTCAGCAGCGCCACCGTGCTGCTGCTGTCCTCCTCCCATCTTACTCCTCTCCGATGATGATCCATGGCGACACGATCAAAAAGTGGGGATGGGAGTGGAGTGGATAGGACGTCCGAGCTGCCCAGCTTTTAACAGAGTAGCAAGACGTTTGCTagcagctgtcggtgttttatatcCAGCAACCTACTAAGAGGTATCCCGAGATAATGGATTGGTTGGTGGGATCGCCGAATTTATAACTTGACGGTAAAatcgaggacacaagacacacagatttatacaggttcaggctaCCAGAGTACcttaataccctacatcctgtttggtgtgttgtatattgcgccttgcgtttggttgttgttttgtgttgaggatttggtcctctgttgtggttctatgagacCTTGGCCTatcgatctagggacccctaccctcctttatatatttCACGGAGCGgaattactagtcggttataaggaggagtcctagtaagATTAAAAAAGTACTTGACGCGTTGCCCTTCATGCGGGGAAAAGctgaaaaaattatataaaaaaattaaaaagtgATTTAGCTTAAttcatggacgattgtcgacgaagccgtgGCTGTCGTCGTGAAGCCGtgatggttgttgatgaagctgactagtcggagttgattccaACTAGTTATTGATTATATGAAACccaccctcgactagtttctaaTTGAGACGAGTAATTTTGCCAACATGTCGGCGAAGCAATCTTGCCAGAGAGCGCCATGGTGGAGTTGAAATAGCCGTAAGATCTTAGATCATGAGCTTGTGGAGCGTCGTGGTGATCTTGCTGGTAGCCAGTGGTGTGCATGTAGCAATTTTCAATGAATTGAATTTCCGGTTGCAGCAGCTCGATGCTCTATCCCATCTTGATGCGTATGCTTACGCCGTTACGCGGCTCAGACTTGTACGTGCAGAAACAGCAACAGATACAACTTGATACACGTGGGGATGCCGCAACGGATACAGAGAACACTCCGTTTTCAATGCAGACTCAGGGAGTAATCCATTGTATCTTCGAGTAATCGCCGACTGCTCTCGTACTCTATCTTGGCAAATCCTCTTGACGCGCAGATAGGAACACGGCGAGTTGTCAAATACAGCTGCTACGCGCTCActgagtagattgattttgtgGATGAGGtacttcaagctcgcccgatgatctccaCGATCATCCCTACCTGACGTgctagatgtcggtgttttatactaGGCAATCTACCGagaggtatcccgaggtagtagattggttggtgggggatcgccggacttGGAACTTGacggtaaaagcgaggacacaagacatggatttatacgggttcggaccgccagagtagcgtaataccctacgtcctgtttggggtgttgtatattgcgccctgcgcttgggtgttgttttgtgttgaggatttgatcctctattgtggttctatgaaGTCTTGGTCTACCAATCTAGGGACCCCTAtactcctttatatactccaggggataggattactagtcggttaaaAGGAGAAGTCCttgtaggattacatggtatgagtcctagtagaatttacagaggaattctagtaggagtccgtcttctttcttccttgcgcGTACTGAAGATCTATCCCCGATAGCAAATTTTTAGGGtgaaaagctagaagctcaaacaaacagcaaTCTTCTCgtgtagcttccaaaaacccagCTGCTCAGAAAATCTAAGTTTATATGAGAAGCTGAAAAGCTCAGTTTTCGTAACTTTTTGACCCAAAAAGTAAACACATCTTTTGAAAGGTAGTGTTaacttttcaaaataaaaaatcaacaaTAATTTTTCTGGAAAGTtcaaagggggtgtttgggaggagggggctaaattttagccccatcacatcgaatgtttggacactaattaggagtattaaacctagactaattacaaaactaattacacaacccctaggctaaattgcgagacgaatctattaagcataattagttcatgatttgacaatgtggtgctacagtaaccattcactaatgatggattaattaggcttaatagattcgtctcgcgatttagcctaggggttctgcaattagttttgtattagcttatatttaatcttcctaattagtatccgaacatccgatgtgacagggctaaagtttagcctccttctcccaaacacccccaaaatagctagctagctagctagagacGGATTGACATGCCTGGCTCATCGGGCGGCGGACTTGGCAGCAGTCATCGGTCAATCCGACAAGACGGGGGGCATTGAAATGAATAGGGAGCACGTGCGCCGTGGTTGGACTGTTAGCACGCGTTTGGTTTTAGGAtgatgtgggttgggttggagcctaACCTCTTTCTGTAGGTTGGAGTGATCCcagctcgtgtttggatgagagggatggAGAGAGATGGGTTGAATccaatcttttgtttggttgaagaggttgaaagggttgggatggatgtcTGCGGGGTTCGCCTGtcatcctctttttttttcccctcacttgctcttctatcttcttcctcttgatgCCGCCCGGCTACAACTTCTCCCCAGCACCACCGGCTCCTCCccatgccgccggccgcctccccaACTCCTCCCTGGCCAGCGGCCCCCCGCCAACGCCATGCAGCTCCGCCCGACGCCGGCTGCCTCCGTCCCCGGCTCCTCCCCGGTGCCCCGGCGCCTCCTGCTCCTTCACGGAACCATCGGT encodes the following:
- the LOC101752848 gene encoding protein DETOXIFICATION 27, with protein sequence MATDKKRGDDDASRREALLNADVRKEWQVAAAGSDDDKPLGRMVLEESRLLWEIVAPAIFSRIATFSMNVITQAFAGHLGDLELAAISIANTVIVGFNFGLMLGMASALETLCGQAFGAKKFHMMGVYMQRSWIVLLLCAVLLLPMYFFAEDVLLLTGQSPELSAMTGRVSVWFIPLHFSFAFLFPLQRFLQCQMKNLISAAASGVALAIHLFVSWLFISKFQFGLVGIALTLNFSWWATAAMLYAYVSCGGCPETWHGFSLEAFTGMWDFLKLSSASGVMLCLENWYYRILVLLTGNLPDAAIAVDALSICMTINGWEMMIPLAFFAGSGVRVANELGAGNGKGARFATIVSSITSLVIGLFFWVLVMVLHHKFAIIFTSSNVVLAAVDHLSVLLALTILLNSIQPVLSGVAVGSGWQSMVAYVNIGSYYLIGIPMGILLGWLFNLGVLGIWAGMIGGTAVQTLILAIITVRCDWEKEALIASTRMENLSEPEVS